A single region of the Neisseria zoodegmatis genome encodes:
- a CDS encoding MBL fold metallo-hydrolase has product MTLQCEMIAVTPFRQNCTLIWDDETREAVLTDVGGDVPFLLEEIKKHDLKLTAIWLTHGHLDHAGGVVELLSQVDVPVLGPHEEDLFLLEQLPQITAQYGFPVSPSFTPTRWLKEGDALTVGKYAFDVLHIPGHTPGHVVFYCKDAELLIAGDVLFYESIGRTDFPRGNHADLIHNITSKLLALPESITVISGHGRTTTIGHEKHHNPYLRG; this is encoded by the coding sequence ATGACTTTGCAATGTGAAATGATTGCGGTAACGCCGTTCCGTCAAAACTGCACGCTGATTTGGGATGATGAAACCCGCGAGGCGGTGTTGACCGATGTGGGCGGAGACGTGCCGTTTTTGTTGGAAGAAATCAAAAAACACGATTTGAAGCTGACCGCTATTTGGCTGACGCACGGTCATTTGGATCATGCCGGCGGTGTGGTCGAGCTGCTTTCGCAAGTTGACGTGCCGGTATTGGGGCCGCACGAGGAAGATTTGTTTTTGCTGGAGCAGCTGCCGCAGATAACGGCGCAATACGGCTTTCCCGTGTCGCCGTCGTTCACACCGACGCGCTGGCTGAAAGAAGGGGATGCGCTCACGGTAGGGAAATATGCTTTTGACGTGCTGCATATCCCCGGCCACACGCCCGGTCATGTTGTGTTTTATTGTAAAGATGCGGAATTATTGATAGCAGGGGATGTCTTGTTTTATGAAAGCATCGGCAGAACCGACTTCCCGCGCGGAAACCATGCCGATCTGATCCACAATATCACAAGCAAACTGCTGGCATTGCCCGAAAGTATCACCGTGATCAGCGGGCACGGAAGAACGACGACGATAGGGCACGAGAAACATCATAATCCGTATTTGCGGGGATGA